Sequence from the Argentina anserina chromosome 7, drPotAnse1.1, whole genome shotgun sequence genome:
AGGCtaataccaattcatcatataCTTCTGATCAGTTCACTATGTGGACATATCttctatttatgttcttcatttgATACCATTAATGTGCAAAATTTTTGTTCACTAAATTGGTGTTTTAGGaaggttttgttttatttgcTCATGCTATCTgatgtttgaactttgaaataTGCACATACCTCGCGTGTTTGTCATTTCTTTTGGCTGCTCATAATTATGTTAGATTTTTGGGGTAATTGATTACAGACCCAAAAATCAACACCATTTTAAATCCAAACCCACCATTAAAACTCTTTCAGTTAGgttaaataagaaataaaaaaagaattatttAGTATAAGAAATGAAACTTGTTCTTGATGAAAATTACTTTATTTGCCACTGGTAACAAATACATTGGTATGTTTCTAAATTGCTTAATTGTAGCTTCAATTTAATATCTCATCACTTTATATTAATCCATTCACCTTGAAATCTCttcatttttgaaatttattaTCACCTCCAAATTTCTTACCTAAGTACTACTTTAGAGTAGGTATTTTTGTTATTCTATGTTTTCagtttgtgtgtgtgtatttgctaaatcTGAAGAATCTATGTTACCGGTAAAAAACATAATCCTTATTGTTTAGTGGAGTACGTGATTCTACgaaatatgtatatttttctttaagtCTGCTAAATATGTAAGAGGATTCATATGGTTACTTGTGCATTGGTTGAGATTTGTAGGTTTCATAATTCTATTGAGTAGGTGGGTAAGTGGGTTTCACaatttggtttggatttgtATCTGTAGAGTAGGTATGGTTTTGTTGTGAATCTAAAGTTGAGGTAAAAAATTCTATTATATAGAGCATTAAAATCTACTTAGTAGGTAACATGAGTTGCATATGTTTAACATGTATACGTAAAGTAGATAATTATTTAGTAGGTAGTAAAATCTGCATCGATAGTGTTGGAATTGAGTAATTATGAGGATTTCATTATGTTCTTTAAATTATAGTGTGTATGGTTGTTTTGATTTATGGTATGTGCTTTCAATTTGCTGAATATGTAGGAGAATAAAAAGTATATTccaaatatatgaaaaaaatcttTGATAACATAAAGTGATAAGAAGCTAAATAGACATCAAGAGATGGAGAAACAAAAACTAAGACAAAATTTAAGGTTCATTATaataaattcaaataattaatcgtcttaaataagaaaataagatcaaaattcattcaatcataCATTTGTGTTCACTCTTGTATATTCTATAATTTCTCTAAATTAATGTTGATACccgattttctcaattttttttcaaaatgaaaTTGCAATTTTCATTTATGATAGATACAATTAAATGTTAACTAAATTAGAAAGTTGGTCAAAACTAATTTTAAGGAGGAGTTTCAATTTCTCAACCTAGAGGGTAAAAAAGTGAAACCAttctaaatgaaaaatatttgttataaaaatattaggtTAAAATAATTCATTTGGGTTTAGATTGAAAAAACTTTTAGATGTGGGTCTAGATTTAAATAGGGGCTTCAAAATTGGGTTTATGTCTAATTATCTCCAGATTATTTTAAGCCATCTGCTCACTGACCTGTATCTGCCATTTCTCGTTTCGTATTGCAATTGCACAGTGACCAACATCATTTCTTCCCTTGCCAAAACAGAAATCTAGAATCGTCTCTGGCTACAAGTTCAGTTACTGATCTTTCTTCCAATGTTCAACCATATGCCACCAGCTATCAAAGGGATGTGCCACGGTTTTCAGAGGATAACCAATATAAGTTTGTATTCTACTTGGcagattttattttgattctGATACAAAAGAAGCATATAATTGAGGCTGTCAGATATATTTGCACCTTCAAGTTAATTGATAAGCTTAAACAAGTGTTTTCAAGTACTTTGCAGGATGAGGATTGTTTTGTATATAAAGGTATTCAGATCTTTGAACATCCAATTCTTGCTACTTAAATAGTTAAATGTGGGAGCATCCAGGGTACACATATACTAAATCTGATGTTCTATCATAAATTAGTCTATCAATTGTCCTGTAATTTATCTCAAAATAATTTGATGTAACCAATTGGAATAAGGGTCTTGGATACAGATTGGCAATTCTCGGGTGAAACTGAAAACTATATAGGAACGTTATGGAGCTCTGAGCGGTTTAGCGTGTCGAATCCAAAGCAATCAAAGATATAAAACTCATAGTCGGTACGCACAGTACGTAGTGTGTGAAACTGAATACCCAAACTGAATATAAATCAAGACAACACAATCAAAACCAAGACGAGCATACGGTACTGCaaatcaaagaaacaaaaaattcaaattaccagtctctctctctctctctgagcgGTTTTCTGTGACGAAACCAATGTTTTCAGATGCGAAAGCGAAGGCGAAGGCGACATGGTCAAGCCTCACAAGGCGAGAGCATCGGCGTGCAAAGGCGATTTAAGGCGATCGCATTTCCaacaaatattatttaatacaatacattttcaaataatatgaatatccttcaaaatatataaatatgtcATTATAACCATAATATTAATCCAAAATAAGGTTctaatcaaaatatataattaatatatagagTCATACTAAATTAAATACAAGAGCTACACTTCAATGCGTTGAATCTTCTTATTCAATCTTCATCGTCATATCCACTCATCTGAAAACACTGCCAAAAATTCTTTGTAGCGTCGTCGGTTAATTTCCAGCCTTCAGCGATACCAACACAAAAACAATCTGACCCCAAGAAAGAAGCTTCTGCATTCTTAGTCCTCACCTGATTGGACCCATGATTAGATGTGCAAATTGAATTATGGACATGATTAACAAAAGACTACACGAAGATAATTAAAGTGATTCACATCCGTGATCGGCTTCTCCATCAACAAAACCTTTATGGCTTTAACACACACCAATACAGAAATTTTTAGATATGCTCTTCTACTAATTTGATAGTGCCAAATATATCACGAATTGGTGTACGTATATTGAAATTCACACAATATATACACCAATTCGTAAAGGAATTGCCAAACAGTACATACTATTGGGTTATATATATTACGTACACAGACTCATAGTATCTAAATACCACTATTGTTACTCCATGATCGAAGACGGGAATAACAATACAATCCGTATAATTgggaattatatatttatagagGAACGCTAATAAAATTCTTTGCATGGACCGACAAGTGATTATAATGCTGCCATTAATGGAGGCGACAACTCTTCGATTCCACACCGATCTTTGCAGCTAAACTGTCTCTCATTCTATTTCTATTTCTTCATCTCTAATCTCACTCACAGAGACACTGACATTTCTTGTTGCAGCAACTGTGCTCAAAGTGTCAAACCTTAATCCCCTCTTCGTGTATATATTTCCAGGCAAACCCCCTCCCTTGAAACTGTGCTAATACTTTGATATTTACCTCGATCTCCCTGTCTATCACTCTCTAGATGGATTTCAAGTCACCAAATACTGCCCTTAATCTTAGCCTACCCAACCACCATCATCACCAGCTGAActtggatcttgttcttgaccATCTATCATCTTCATCCCCGCCTACATCGCCACCGCCGTCACACTCCACCTCATCCTCACCCTCTTCCGCCGCCGTCCGGTCCCCCTCGGCCCAATCCCGGCAGCGCACAGCCTCCTGATGGGTAGCTGTTGGGCCGGAGATTGAAGTCGCTTCGCGTCGCTCCGCCGCTCGCTCCGTCGCTCCGGCGGTCGCCTTTCCATCGCCTCGCCTGGGTTTGAAGCTGCGGGGCGTTTCTCCTTCGCTCCGCCCGAAGGCGCGCACCGGCGACGCCTCGGCGTCGCATCTGAAAACACTGGACGAAACCAGCGAAAGAAAAGAGATCAAAGCGGGCACAAGAAATACCCGCGGTGAGATTGCAATTATGGCACAGGGGTAAAATTGACTTTTCAAATACATCTGATTGTATCTAGGGATGGCAATGGGGCCTATACCCATGCTCAAGTCTGTTTGCATCTCTGTACCGCCATAATATCtgttaataataatttattttaatattaaaaattataataaagtACATGAAATATAAAAGActgaaataaaaatcaaatatcaTGATAATTTTATCTCCTTACGTCAAAAATTATTGTACGTgcaaataatcacaaaatatattttgatatttttccatttatttaatttgtctattaatttatttgagtgaatatatattaattaattatattaaaaatataatatattaatggGTGAGTATGGGGATAGGGATCGAAATATCATCCCCATCCCTTATCCGTTTCTGCTATCCGAATAGCGATAATCCATGTACCTGTTACCCAATTTAACCGAAACACTCATCCATTAGGGTCGAATACCCATGGGTACCCTACCCGCTGGGTATTTTTGCCATCCATAATTTGAGCATTTCCAAATAAGGTCCGATGAGTATTCGAAAGTATCATTTCTCTTAATGAAACAATACGCCTGGAAACGCGCCATAAATCTATGAATTTGCTCCGGGGACGATATAGAACGTGCCCAAAAAGTTAAAGAGAGAAAACACAGTCTTTTGGGGATAAGAAAGCAggtaaaaaaaaggaaaatttaaACGAGGGCAATTCTTTGTAAGACTGAGTATCAATTTAGGGACCTAATTAAGTGTACTGACCAATTATCAAAATTGATCTTGTTTCATATATGCATAACCAAAATAATCATAAACATGATACATGATCGAGAACTAATTTGTTAGTGCACTTTCGTTCATGCATGTTCAATTATCTATATACATATTCAACAGTTGATATTCTGTTAGATCTTAGTCATCTTACTAACTTCAATTTTGAAGAAGGTGCCATCCAACTGATCCAAGTCCAGGAGTCCATTAAGTCATTAGGAACGTCTCCCATTTCGGGAGGATTCGGCATCGTGAGTGTTAGTCGGGCGAGGCTAGGCAATGGTTCGGTAGAGGAGAAGGTCCTTCTGAAATCAAGAGTGAAGAGGTTTATATCTCTGCAACGACCAAATTCTTTAAGAAAATCTCTCAACGCTGAGAAATATTCCCAGGACCAATCATTGGTTATTTCATTGTTGCTCCAAATTTCTCTAAGTACGATCTGGGCGGCTGATAAATGTGGAGCTCTCATAAAAATGTTGGACTTTTTAAAGTAGCCATAGTAATCATTATATTTATCAGTTCGTTGAAGAATTGGAAAAAGGAACCTTAGAGGAACAAAGGGCAGCTGCTTAAGGACTCCGGTTGCTCGCAAAAGGTCATTATATTCATCGGTCGTGGATTGCTGATACAAAAGCTATCGAGCTCCTTATCCAGTGTCTGTCTTCTGCTGATGCTCTTACCCAAGAGCACGCCGTTACGACACTGTTTAACCTTTAAGTCTATGAGCTTAACAAGGGTTCCATTGTTGTGAACGGTGCCGTACCTGATTTAGTGAGAGTTCTAAAACATGGTGGTAGCATAGTGGCTCATGAGACGTGTGAATTTACTACATAATAACTCAAAAATTCGGATGTTGAATCCGTTGACGTACTCAACTCAGATGTTGATGATCTCATGTCTGCTGGATACTAATTAAGAGGTCAAATTTTAGGATATGCTGGATCAATTGATTCAAGGCTTTTAGCCTTTTACACAAGAGGAAGATATATAGAATAGTGCTAGGAatatttttcgattttttttgGCTCTCAGACCTACCTTTTGGTTTGCGGAGTTCATAGTAGCTAGAAGCATCCCTGTTTATGGAggcttttttatttatttttcttgttggttttgattggTCGATTACATAAGTtaccaacttttttttttctggtcaTGCAATAAAAGTTTATGCTTCAATCACGATTGATCTAACATGTTGGCTTCTTGATAGCAAAGACTAACTGTCTATTGGCCAGTGATGCAGGAGCCAAATCTTAATGGTCTTAACAAGCAAGTCATTTAAAGCATCATGTTAAGCTCAGATTAAGAAATATATCAAAGTGCATCTACATAAGTTTCAAACACTAATTTGTATGATACAAAAATTGCTCCTATTTTTTTATGCAAATATCTTAGTTGATATAAAGGTTGACagcattttttttatgtcaCAGTCTCTAGAAAGTGACAAGATTATTGTGAAGTTTCACCAAATCACTGTTAAAATGGAAGCAGCCTTGACTATAATTACCTATAGATATCAGACGACGTCTTTGAGCAGGTACCGTGTTATGCAATTTTAAGAAATAACATATCTCACTATTTCTGTCAACTTCAAAATGAGCAGATTAACAACGGGTACTGCATAAACCCCTGATTACGATATCGATAAAGACTTCAAACATTTAAGTCACGAGCATCCAGTAATGTTCAAGAGTATGATTGTGAATAAACCTCACAGCTTAAAATGAGATATTCAAAGTAGAAAAGAATAGCTTCAATGATAGAAGTCATGAAAAAGCAGCACACTGGATGATATCGTTGCCTTCAATGTGATTTCATTGGCCAATGTAGAGGCAAACACGGAAACACCTACGCATCATGATGAAGCGTATAAAGGTGTGAAAATACTACATAATAACATAAAAGATTCGAATGCCAATTAAATCCGTTGATATACTCGACTCAGATGTTGATCTCATATCTGTTGGAACCTAACTACCTCAAATTTAGAATTTGCTCGATCAATTGGTTCAAGACTTTTACACGAGAAATATGCCAGGAATATTTTTTACTACTGGTACAAAATTTGACCGTAGAGGGTTCAATGGGGCCTGGCTTCAATTGTTTAACCATTACATTGCCCAATTTTGAAATAGGCTAAGGCTGGCTCACCTTAATGAGCGTCGGTTGGGCCTCCATCCTACGAAGTAAGGCCGACTAGGTCCAAAGGGCGAAATAATGAGGCCTAACGAAGGTGAAGCGGTGCACTTAGAACTGGCATGTCCTATCTGAATAGGAGTAGAATGTTGGCAACATAAAACTCCACCCTCCTCAGTCACACCCAAACCCTATACTAGGGTTCATGCGAGAGCTGGGGTTGGAGTTTGCATCAACTCCATGCGTTGATCCCTTCCCTCACATTAGGAAAcgaatttttatttgatattgCCCCGTTATCAACATCAATTACTTAGATACCAGAATACGTCTGATGGCGCCAAACACATGTTGTTCGGTAGTCCAAGAGCCCACAAACCCTACAAAAGCTAAAGGTCTTCTTGTATTTGAAGGTCAAACTAGCCGAAACTCTATTCCATCTGAACGCAAACACAAAACATGCGTATGTTTGTTTGATTGGGTCATTAACTCGATGAATTATCCTCGTTCGAGCCCTAATACCTATTCTAATTTCCTAATAAAGACTGGATTGTTAAAGTTCAATACAAAATCAAACCTTATTTGCGATGTCTAGGCTATGGATCACACATCGTCTGAGGGAGAGTGAAAACCGTACTTATATGAGCACGGTCATGTTCCCATAGTGAGATGCGTTTTGGACCCCAACTACAAGAATAAAACCGTACGAGCCAGTTGACTTAATATCTCAACTATGTGGATTGAGTTGTTACATTATTAGGTTGTCCTAACATATTTTATTGAAGGTTATTGGTTAGGGTGCGGTTTTGCCACCTCACACACCACTTTTTTCACCCCACTcctaataatttattaaatagTGCTGCTAAATATACTTAGTAAATTTCTTAGTATACCTGACATTTATATTTTTGCAGTTTATCTCCAATTATACCCTCTTTTCCCTACCAACTCCATTTTGCAAAATTTTCAGCGGAGATCCCATTCCAGTTTTTCCATTCTTTTCAAGATTCATCTTATCAGTTCATGATGAAATTCTTGTTGAATTCTTCACTTTTTGCCCTCATTGGCCCTGCTCTTTATTGTATTCGGTTAACAATGAGATCCCATTTTGGGGTTGTGCATGGATGTTTATCATTCCGTGGGTACATGATACATCATATCATCCAAATTCTTTTCTTCAATTAAGCATTATATATAAATCTGATCCATCATACTTGAGTAATTCTTGAAGAAATCAGTCTGACAGGTTATGAAATCAACCAAGAAAATGGTGGAGAATCTAGGGCTATGAATGTAATTCCCAAGTCTTATCACATATGTGCATTAACTGTACCACAACGCATGATTTTCATAATTGAATGAATCTGAACCACAAAGTATCAAGCATGGAGCAACGATTGAAGACTGCAAATATGAAATCGAGATTAAAAGAGGAAGTGAGACCAAAATTGTTGTTGGGTGTGTCTGAAATTTGTTAAGTACATTTAGAGCAGCATCCTTTATTAAAAGACTATAATACCATTGTCCTTAAATTAAAGACAACAAGTCACCTGCCTCAAAAATTCCTCTCCAACAGGCAGAAGGATATAAGCTTTCTGAGGTAAAAATGCTTCTGTGTTTGTTTATATTCATTGGCAAGCAAGAGGGTGGATACGTTATATAACCTACTGCTACTCCGTTAGTTTAGGCTGAGAAAGATCTAAACAGATGGAAAGAGATTGGGAGTGAGAAATCGTTATGAGATAAAGCTTCTGCAAATTCGAAGTGTTCTGATTCACTGTAAGAAGGACGAAATTGGATGCCTGGAAATCTGGTTATTGCTCCCATCCAGTTTCGATAGGGTTCGTGTACGCTAATTGATCAAAAGGTGCCAACTTTATACCTCTTTTTTTCTCTGCTATTTGATTTTCTATATGCTTGTTTGCTTGAATAATCAACGGAAGATCGGATTTTGAGAATTGGGTATtggttgttttgttgtttgctAAGATGGGTACtgattggaaatttggaatttgcttagttttgggttttgattcTGGATAGAATTTCTTGACCTGTTTATGTTTGTGTCGTGAAAATTAGGTTCAAGGATATAGTGTCTGATTAGAGGTTTAAGAATTATAGTTAAGTTTATCTTCAATATGGATGTGTTGAATCAGAGTTTACCTTATGCTTGACTGCTTAGTTATATGCAAACATCATGGTGTAAATGGTCAGAAATGattgagaagaaaatacatataaacTGCTGAATATGAAGTTAGTGCACAAGTGAGTGGATTGGTGTTGGGTAAACAACTAGTACGGTCATGACCCGGTAGAGCTTCAGGGATATTTGAGGTGGGCTTGTGTTAGATTTTGTATACGACTTTGTTTCTTATAGCTGAGAGCTGAGTCAACAGTTCGTAATCCTGATAATTGAATCGGAATTCATATAGCTATCAAGCACAGGTGTTGCTTGTTCTGTTTCAGTTTGTTATCTACAAAGATGTGTTTCTGTAACAATTCAATCACTTTTCGCTTATTGTTTTTTTCCCTTCAACTTTTGACAAACCAGTGATGAACTGCCGTATGCTTTGAAAAGATGCATGGATTCTCTACTGTTGACGGCTTTGTGGAGATAACTGAAGGCTTGGGAGAGATGATTACATATGTGGCAAACGAACCCTCAGTAGGGCTGTATTATGTTCAGCAGCATACTCAAAATGCAGTGCCCAATCTTGTtggtttgagaaataatgttgTGAACAAGTCGCGTGAAACAACTTTGCACACTGAAGATTCTGAGGATTCCATTACCATGGTACAATCAATGAAAGAATGTGGATTCCCTATTGCTGATGAGATGATTAGAGACATAAAGAAATCTCTTGTGCTTATGTCTACAAAACAACCAAAAAGAGGGTTAATTGATAACCAGGGGTCAGCTTTTCAGCTGGGCAGAGCAAGTTCCTGGAAACCAGGTAGTTGGAGCCGGTCTCCAAGTGTTGCCGGGCAGCATAGTGAGGGCAGTTATTTTTCTACTGTACTAAAATCTGCAAGACAAAAGGCCAGCAATTTGAAGTGGCCGCAACttgatcctaaagaattaacAGAGGTCGCGTCCTACTCTAACCCACCAGTATCTGTTGCTACTGCAAGCACTAGTTCGTCTCTACCAGATACAGAAGCTACAGAAGCTGATGAGCTGCCTTTGTCAAGTCATATTACAGATGAaccacaagaagaacaagtcGAAGATAACTTATCGACTCCCAATTTGTCTTCATTGTCAGAAAACTTCGATGAATTCAAGGCTGAGAAGGAAGTTAAACTACGAGAGTGGTTGGAAGGGACCGACAATCTAGATAATTCCAGAGCAAGTGATGCAGAAAGATCTTAAGCCTGTATATACTGATGTATCTTGTGTTAGTAGAATGTGTTTGAATCAATCATACTATATAACACGATTATTTGATAATAAAAAGAAGTCTTCTCAAATTCTTGTATGGTTCAAAAAAACCCAAGGATAGTTGGCTGAGAAGCACATGACAGAACAATCAGGTGCGCCAATACCATAAATCAGGTTCAAATCGAAACGTCGGTATGAAGTTACAGATCTTAAACATGAAGTCGACGAACTTGCTTGACATGACTGTAGTCGACGAACTAAGATTCAGCGGATTAAACTATAAAGCATAAAAAGGGCAGTCGATGTCATAGCTTGGTCTGGACTCTATGAACTTCCTTGATGTGACTGTGCCTGAAACCACCACCTCTCTGCCTTTTAAACGACTCCACTGTTGCTTTCGCCATTTGATCACTCAGTTCGTTCTTCTAAGAATCTTGGCAGCAAGGGAGAGGTCGTGTTCGATGTGCAAGTCGAGTCCCTTCACTCCCTTGATGAATTCAGCGTCCCATGCTTCAAAGTAAAAGGCATAAGGCGTACTTGATGTTGTTCTTCATAGTTCATACTATTGGAGCCGAAACGTCGGCATAATCCGGGTTGCTGGTTTACTGGCCATCTTCAAAAGGGCCCTGGCATCAGAGGCCTAAGGCTCCatgcttttgtttttgagGTCATTAAACACCAGCAACATGAAAATGAGTGGATCTGTAAAGAAGATCAAGATTGCAGGCACGCATGCAATTCAGTTGACGCAAATTATTTGTTTGTCCATATTCATATGACACGCTGGTGATAtaataataaagaaaaatcaGTCATGTTAATCTCTCTAATAATTACTTTGGTCGTAAAAGATTAATTTACAATCAGCAAATACTGCCACGTAATGGAAGGATCACAGCTACACAACTACACTATCATTCTATCAGTCGAAATTGGGTCTCGGGAATTGAAAGACTACTCGGCAATGGGCAGCACCAACTTCTGCCATTCACTTGGCAACAGTGTCAGGAAAGTATGTACTGTATGTTCACGAATTTCATCTGAATTTGTTCTCATCCTAGCCAAAAAAGTCTCCCGGGATCACCATCTCCTTTTTGTTTGATGATGGGATCTTGTAAGATGGCAGGGAACACAGTTTTGTATGCTTAAAATACTTCAATAGATGGTCGAAAGCTAAATATATCCGGGCCAAAGTAGAAACTAGAAACCAACAAGTCGGACAAATTTCTTCAAAACTGGTGGAGGGAGGTGTGGCTCGGAGGAACATTCATACTGGCAGTTTGTACAGAGGCAAAGGTCAAGAGGAACAGTCCAATCAATTCGACATAAAATGAATGACTCCATTGGGCTCAACTAGCCTAGAATAGACCTCAttgctgaaaaaaaaaatgatgttgCTCCCTGTTAGAAGaaacataaatttttttttaaaaatattgtCAACATGAATAATAAACCTAAACTGTTTCTAAATAAGAAAACTTTAAAAAACTAAATGCTTAACCAAATTTGTTGGCCTAGGCATAAATCTAATTTGCATGTTTCATATAGGTTAAGGTTATCATTTCCGGT
This genomic interval carries:
- the LOC126802412 gene encoding uncharacterized protein LOC126802412, whose amino-acid sequence is MHGFSTVDGFVEITEGLGEMITYVANEPSVGLYYVQQHTQNAVPNLVGLRNNVVNKSRETTLHTEDSEDSITMVQSMKECGFPIADEMIRDIKKSLVLMSTKQPKRGLIDNQGSAFQLGRASSWKPGSWSRSPSVAGQHSEGSYFSTVLKSARQKASNLKWPQLDPKELTEVASYSNPPVSVATASTSSSLPDTEATEADELPLSSHITDEPQEEQVEDNLSTPNLSSLSENFDEFKAEKEVKLREWLEGTDNLDNSRASDAERS